ATCTCAGCATTTTAATCAGGTGAGCGACAAAATAAAGCGCTCACCTGCTGAAAAGCACAACGCGTGGGCGCTTTAACACCACAATCCCCCGTAATGTGAATAAATCAGTGACCGGGGATAAACGCAGAATATATCTGCAACCTGATGTATGGCGGATATATATACCTGAAAGGAGAAACGATAAAACAGATTACCCAAAAATAACTCAAGCGCAGGATATTTTACTCACCTGCCGCCTGAACGATAACGGGTATATTTTCCTGATAATAAAAACCGTCACCACCGTTATTTATTACTGTACTTTCCGGATCGTTTAACCAGACCCGGAATGGTGTGTCGCGCACATAATCATAATTTTTCCATCGTTGTGCGATGCGTATCACCACTATTCAAAAAGAGTATAAACATGAATAAAGCACAAACGACGTCTGAATCCGGCAAGACCGAAAGAGATACCTCTGATTTGGTTAAAGCGGCGATCTCCGGATGGTTAGGCACCGCGCTGGAATTTATGGATTTTCAGTTGTATTCGCTAGGGGCCGCCTTGGTTTTTCATGAAATCTTTTTCCCTGAACAATCGGCCGCCATGGCGTTAATTCTGGCGATGGGTACTTACGGTGCAGGTTATATCGCCCGTATTATCGGTGCCGTGGTGTTCGGCAGAATGGGCGATTCCATCGGCAGGAAAAAGGTGTTGTTTATTACCATCACGATGATGGGGATCTGTACCACACTGATTGGCGTCTTGCCCACCTATGCGCAAATCGGCATTTTCGCGCCGCTGCTGCTGGTCACATTGCGTATCGTGCAGGGGCTGGGCGCCGGCGCGGAAATTTCCGGTGCCGGCACCATGCTGGCGGAATATGCGCCCAGCGGGAAGCGCGGCATTATCTCTTCGCTGGTCGCCATGGGCACGAACTGCGGTACCCTGAGCGCCACCGGCATCTGGGCCGCCATGTTTTTCCTGCTCGACAGAGAGCAGTTGTTAGCCTGGGGCTGGCGCATTCCGTTCCTGGCCAGCGCCATTGTGATGGTTTTCGCCATCTGGCTGCGTATGAACCTGAAAGAAAGCCCGGTATTTGAACAGGTCAGCGACACCGCCGTCGATACAGCGAAAGCGAATAATCCCCGGGCAAGCCAGCACAAATCTCTGACGGAAATGTTCAGCAGTAAATCATTCTGGCTGGCGACCGGATTACGTTTTGGTCAGGCCGGTAATTCCGGATTGATTCAAACGTTTCTGGCCGGTTATCTGGTGCAAAGTTTGTTATTTGAAAAACGTATTCCGACCGACGCACTCATGCTCAGTTCGATTATCGGCTTTATGACGATTCCGCTATTAGGCTGGTTGTCAGATAAATTCGGCCGCCGTCTACCTTATATTATTCTGAATATTTCCGCCATCGTGCTGGCCTACCCGATGTTGTCGATTATCGTCAATAAAGACATGGGGGTCAGCACGATTATTGCCGCCATTATCATTATTCATAATATTGCGGTGCTGGGACTGTTCGCGCTGGAAAATATCACCATCGCCGAGCTGTTCGGATCACGAAATCGCTTTACACAAATGGCCATCGCCAAAGAAGCCGGCGGTTTAATCGCCGTCGGGTTAGGCCCGGTGTTGGCAGGTATTTTCTGTAATATGGCCGGTTCCTGGTGGCCGATTGTCGTGATGCTGGTGACCTATTCCTGCATTGGGCTCATTACCGCCCTCGCAATGCCGGAAGTCAAAGATCGTGATTTGAGCATGCCGGAAGACGCCACCGATACTCAGGCTGCGCACCACGCGACTGCCTCATCACACCGCCAATACAAGGGGCTTTAAACCATGACATTATCCCATGCTGCGTTGCCCCATCTGCCCGATGCGGTCATCACGCCCGCCTACGACCGGGCGGCACTGAAAACCCGCATCGTTCATCTGGGGTTCGGCGCCTTCCACCGCGCTCATCAGGCGGTCTACGCCGATCGACTGGCGGCGGAACACGCCAGTGACTGGGGATATTGCGACATTAACCTGATCGGCGGCGAGCAACACATCGCCGATCTTCGGCGACAGGATCACCTGTTCAGCGTGGCGGAAATGTCGCCGCAGGCGTGGCACTGCCGGGTGGTGGGCGTGGTTCGGCAAGCATTGCACGCCGAAACCGACGGCATCGAGGCGGTACTGGCCGCCATGAGCCAGCCAGACATCGCCATCGTGTCGCTGACCGTAACGGAAAAAGGCTACTGCCACTCGCCCGCGACCGGTCAGTTGCTGCTGGATCACCCGCTGATTACCGCCGATCTCGCTCATCCGTCCGCGCCCCGCTCTGCGCCAGGCGTTATCGTGGCGGCGCTGGCGCGTCGCAAAGCCGCCGGGTTGCCGGCGTTCAGCGTGATGTCGTGCGATAACATGCCGGAAAATGGCCGCGTCACCCGTAACGTCGTGCTGGCCTACGCCCGTGCGCTCGACCCGGAACTGGCAGTCTGGATAGAGCAGCACGCCACCTTCCCGTCCACCATGGTGGACCGCATTGTCCCGGCGGTCACCGCCGACACGTTAAGCCAGCTTGCTGGGCAACTGGGCGTGGACGATCCGGTCGGCGTCGCCTGCGAGCCGTTTGCACAGTGGGTTATTGAAGACCACTTC
The DNA window shown above is from Dickeya dadantii NCPPB 898 and carries:
- a CDS encoding MFS transporter, which translates into the protein MNKAQTTSESGKTERDTSDLVKAAISGWLGTALEFMDFQLYSLGAALVFHEIFFPEQSAAMALILAMGTYGAGYIARIIGAVVFGRMGDSIGRKKVLFITITMMGICTTLIGVLPTYAQIGIFAPLLLVTLRIVQGLGAGAEISGAGTMLAEYAPSGKRGIISSLVAMGTNCGTLSATGIWAAMFFLLDREQLLAWGWRIPFLASAIVMVFAIWLRMNLKESPVFEQVSDTAVDTAKANNPRASQHKSLTEMFSSKSFWLATGLRFGQAGNSGLIQTFLAGYLVQSLLFEKRIPTDALMLSSIIGFMTIPLLGWLSDKFGRRLPYIILNISAIVLAYPMLSIIVNKDMGVSTIIAAIIIIHNIAVLGLFALENITIAELFGSRNRFTQMAIAKEAGGLIAVGLGPVLAGIFCNMAGSWWPIVVMLVTYSCIGLITALAMPEVKDRDLSMPEDATDTQAAHHATASSHRQYKGL
- a CDS encoding mannitol dehydrogenase family protein, encoding MTLSHAALPHLPDAVITPAYDRAALKTRIVHLGFGAFHRAHQAVYADRLAAEHASDWGYCDINLIGGEQHIADLRRQDHLFSVAEMSPQAWHCRVVGVVRQALHAETDGIEAVLAAMSQPDIAIVSLTVTEKGYCHSPATGQLLLDHPLITADLAHPSAPRSAPGVIVAALARRKAAGLPAFSVMSCDNMPENGRVTRNVVLAYARALDPELAVWIEQHATFPSTMVDRIVPAVTADTLSQLAGQLGVDDPVGVACEPFAQWVIEDHFVNGRPAWEKVGVELVQDVLPYEEMKLRMLNGSHSFLAYLGYLAGYAHISDCMQDPALVAAARHLMLQEQAPTLRTRGVDLVAYADALLQRYRNTALKHRTWQIAMDGSQKLPQRMLDSIRWHLAHDSRFDMLALGVAGWMRYVGGVDEQGQPIEISDPLKEALALAVQHSEQGEARVRALLAQETIFGRDLPTDGRFVQTVTRYYLSLVNHGVKATLQALTQ